The Actinomycetota bacterium DNA window GGTGCACGTTGCGGCGCATGGGCCCCATTTGCACGTTGTACTTGTCGAGTACGTCATCGTGCGCCTTGTTCGGGTCCCAGCGCGCAAGCTGATTTCGATAGAGCTCGAAGGGCTCCCAATCGAACACTTGGAGGTCATGCCCCGTGCAGTCAGGATTGTCGGCGCACTTGAACTTGTAGCGAAAGGTCCACGGAACCTTCTGTAGTGGCTTGCGCGATGATTCGAACAGACTCTCTTGGTTCATGATTGACAGCTGCTTCGCGTTCCACTCGTCCGCATCGGGCACGAGGTAGAGCTCGGAATCACGAGCCACCCGGACAAGACCAATTGATCCCTCGAAAGCGTCGGCTCGCGCTTGGAGATCTTCCATTGTGCTCGCAAGAGGCAGCACTAGCGCATCTCGTCGAGCCCAGTCGACCTTGTCCTTCTTCGGGCCCTTGTAGAATTCGTCCACCGTTCGGATGCTCGCTGGATCGGGCGTGTAGGTGTCGCCCCTGCAGTCGGCGGTCTTGTGGGTCAGAGTTGCCTCGATAACATGCCACTTCTTGAACCACTGCGCGTAGGGCAGGTCCCGGAATCTGACTGGATACAGGCGCACGAAACGCTTTAGTTCGAGATCGAAACCGGCCGTGCAGACTGTCTCCTCGTACTTGGTGCTTGGATTCGGGTACGTTTTGACGGTGACGACGACGCGCCTACGCTCCGGCATGACGGAGGTGCCTCACCTCAACGCCCGACAGCAGCGGTACAACGCGCTCCGCGACGATGCTCCGGTGGCAGTAGGCGGGGTCTTCTTCAAAGCACACCAAGCACACACGCTGGTCGGCGGCGAGCGTCTTCAGTTCGTACAACGCGTCGCTCTGCTCGTCTAGCAGCCTTCCGAACTCCTGAGCGAACTCATCAAACGCCCAACCGCACTTGAGTCGCTCTCGTAGCGGCTTCGGGTTGCCCAACGAGCGCAGGTGCACGTAGCCGATATCGTTGTGCATGAGGAGTTCGGACAGCCGCGACTTCGAGAAGCCCCGCTTCCGGCTCATTGGCATCTCTCGAACATCGACGACGACACCGATACGCTGCGCTTTGAGCCGCGCCACCCACTGCTCGGCAGTAAACCCCTCATACCCAATTGTGCACAGCGGCGTCATGCTCACACTCCCAGCTAGGTTCGGACGTCGATAGGAAGCTCGTACGCTCGGCTCAAGAGTATCAGATCCGCAGGCAGAGCTGCCACCCCGGGCACAGCGCGGGAGGCACGAAAGCCCGCCCCCCCTCGCCAAAACAGACGCCATCTCACTGGCGGAGAGGGAGGGATTCGAACCCTCGTACGGGGGGTTGCCCCGTAAACGGTTTTCGAGACCGCCGCATTCAACCACTCTGCCACCTCTCCGCGGTGGTGCGCTGCGTATCAAACTTCACGCGCGGCAATCGGAGAGTATACAGAGGCCGGGGCCCAGCGGCAACGCGAGCCGTCTTCGTGCCCGCCGCTCATTGTGCCCCCCCGGGCTGTATGCCCCATGGCGCACTT harbors:
- a CDS encoding DUF488 domain-containing protein — encoded protein: MTPLCTIGYEGFTAEQWVARLKAQRIGVVVDVREMPMSRKRGFSKSRLSELLMHNDIGYVHLRSLGNPKPLRERLKCGWAFDEFAQEFGRLLDEQSDALYELKTLAADQRVCLVCFEEDPAYCHRSIVAERVVPLLSGVEVRHLRHAGA